The Sphingomonas sanxanigenens DSM 19645 = NX02 genome includes a region encoding these proteins:
- a CDS encoding MFS transporter, whose product MGVDRRRLFWLSVLALFTASVSAALRSAVASSLKAEWIDPIDPIAAGERIGAALGSAFLGFALTLFVASALLDRIGMRRILTGCGLCFVAGTLLIVGAGSIASGMAIYHLVWLGMLVSGVGWGLAEASINPLTARLYPEDTTHRLNVLHAWFPGGMIVGGLAGVFLASLLPWQAIMGLVLLPAIGVILIALTTRFPTPPATATSAGMKGMMLEVVRRPSFFIWFGAMFLTASSELAPGQWLDVALSNRVGMRGILLLVYVSALMFVFRHFAGKLAGRLSNPGLLWISSLLAAIGLYMLSQAQSPVSALIASTVWGLGVCAMWPTMLASVAERYPRGDAWALGLVGSAGALASFFVLPRLGEMFDQAKVEIAGGSEAFTRLTGDALRAVEDAAASQSFARLALVPLVLLVVFGLIWINDRRAARRTEQPA is encoded by the coding sequence ATGGGTGTCGATCGACGAAGGCTGTTCTGGCTGAGCGTCCTTGCGCTGTTCACCGCATCGGTCAGCGCCGCGTTGCGCTCCGCGGTGGCGAGCAGCCTCAAGGCGGAATGGATCGACCCGATCGATCCGATCGCGGCGGGTGAACGGATCGGGGCTGCGCTCGGATCCGCCTTCCTCGGCTTCGCGCTGACCCTGTTCGTCGCCAGCGCGCTGCTGGACCGGATCGGCATGCGCCGGATCCTGACCGGCTGCGGCCTGTGCTTCGTTGCCGGCACCCTGCTGATCGTCGGCGCCGGCAGCATCGCCAGCGGCATGGCGATCTATCATCTCGTCTGGCTGGGCATGCTCGTCAGCGGCGTCGGCTGGGGGCTGGCCGAAGCCTCGATCAACCCGCTGACCGCGCGACTCTATCCCGAAGACACCACCCACCGGCTGAACGTGCTCCACGCCTGGTTTCCCGGCGGCATGATCGTCGGCGGGCTCGCCGGCGTCTTCCTCGCCTCCCTGCTGCCCTGGCAGGCGATCATGGGGCTGGTGCTGCTGCCCGCGATCGGCGTGATCCTGATCGCGCTCACCACCCGCTTCCCGACACCGCCGGCCACCGCGACCTCCGCCGGCATGAAGGGCATGATGCTGGAGGTGGTCCGCCGCCCCAGCTTCTTCATCTGGTTCGGCGCGATGTTCCTCACCGCCTCGTCCGAACTGGCGCCGGGCCAGTGGCTCGACGTGGCGCTCAGCAACCGCGTCGGCATGCGCGGCATATTGCTGCTCGTCTATGTCAGCGCCTTGATGTTCGTGTTCCGCCATTTCGCCGGCAAGCTGGCGGGGCGCCTCTCGAACCCGGGCCTGCTGTGGATTTCCAGCCTGCTCGCCGCGATCGGGCTCTACATGCTGTCGCAGGCGCAATCGCCGGTCTCCGCGCTCATCGCCTCGACCGTGTGGGGGCTGGGCGTGTGCGCGATGTGGCCGACGATGCTGGCCTCGGTCGCCGAACGCTATCCGCGCGGCGACGCCTGGGCGCTCGGCCTCGTCGGCTCGGCGGGCGCGCTCGCCAGCTTCTTCGTGCTGCCGCGTCTCGGCGAGATGTTCGACCAGGCCAAGGTGGAGATCGCCGGCGGCTCCGAAGCCTTCACCCGGCTGACCGGCGATGCGCTGCGCGCGGTGGAGGATGCGGCCGCGTCGCAATCCTTCGCGCGGCTGGCATTGGTGCCGCTGGTGCTGCTGGTGGTGTTCGGCCTCATCTGGATCAATGACCGGCGCGCGGCGCGCCGGACGGAGCAGCCGGCATGA